The stretch of DNA TGTCGCTGACCGTAGTTATGCAAAAACTCGAAAGGCAGAAGATAAAGCACGCTTTGAACATGCAGCGCGTGAGCTTGATGATATTCTCGATTATACGGAGCTTATTATTTATGCCCATCCGCAATGGTATGGATGGTTTACGGCTTTTAAAAAAGAGGTTGAAGCGCGTAAGGTTTTTATGACTGCCCATATGCATACTCTTGACACACTTCCTGATCAATTCTCTCAACCTTCGGATTCGGCTGAAGTCCAGAAAATTCAAGTGGCGCGTTTAGCTCAATTAATGACAAGTTTTATTAATGGTGACGATGTGGTGCGGCAAAAACAGCGCGAGGACATAGCGCTTATGCGTGCTGCTTTAACATTGGCGGCAATTGTTTCTGTCGTGAGTACTTTTATTTCTGCCTATTTTGTTATTAATCGTTTTCATCGTGATATACGCTCCTTAAAAATGTATCAATTGCTGCTTCATAGTGAAAATGCTGCCCTTGAAGCGCGTGTGAAAGAACGCACACAAGAATTGGAAAGAGCACGCAACCACGCCGAGAAAGAGCGTCAACGCGTTGAAATGTTATTGCAGGATGCAAGCCATCGCATTGGAAATTCTCTAGGTACGGTGTCTTCTTTGCTTGGGCTACAATTAAATCGAAGCAAAAATGATGAAGTGCGTTCTGTTCTTGGTGCTGCACGCGACCGAATCCAGACAATCTCTACGGCGCATCGGCGTTTGCGCCTGTGTGATGATATGGAAACAACTTTGTTGGCAGAGTTTCTCAGTTCTGTCGTACATGATGTCGAATTGGCTGTACCTTTTGAATTGCGCGAAAATATTACTATTCACACGAACTTTAAAGATTGTCGCTTGTCTTCAAGAGATGCTACAACACTTGGAATTATTCTTGGTGAATTGCTGACAAATTCTTTAAAACATGCTTTTCCTGATCAACGTACTGGTCATATTTATATTTCATTTGGTCCACAACAAGATGGACAATTGATGCTCATTGTGGAAGATGATGGTGTGGGCATGAAGAGCCAAACTCCAGAGCAAAAAGCAGGTCTTGGTCGTTTGGTTGTTGAACAGCTTTGTATGCAGTTTGGTGAAAAACCACTTTTTGAAACTTCTGCTTTGGGTGGAACAAAAGTGACAATTCCTTTGCCAAAATTGCAAACAAATAGTTCAAAGGAAGTATCATTTACTTCTTAAAAGGGGATTTTAACACCCCTTTTACTGCTCCACGAACAAAAGTTGTATAGTTAAAAATTGCTAAAGTAACAATCGTTGTTGTTGTATATTTATATTTCATGAATTTAATTTTCCAATTATGACATTAAAAAATGCTGCTTTTGAAGTGAGTGTGAAAGAGAGAATGAAAAGAGAATTGGAAAGAGCGCGCAATCACGTCAAGAAAAAACGTTAATGTGTTGAAATGCTGTTGGAGAATGCTCGCCATCGCATTGGTAACTCTCTTGGTCGTGTATCTTCTTTGCTCGAGCTATAATTCAATCGGAACAAAAATGAAGAAGTGCGTTCCTGTTTCAGTGAATCACTAAAATGTGAGAGGGCTTTCATCTGATCTAAGTGTTGCCACGATGCCGCGAAAATTTGTGATTTCCTGCATCACAGAGCAAGATTTTAAATATGCTTATTATCGGAAAACGTTTTTTAGAGGCGATAACTTTTGGGATCTTACCACTGGTGAGATCTCATTCACTATAGTCTATATGTGCATTAAGCCAGCTTTCAGTTTCTTTTATTTTATACGAGCGTTGCTTGCGTGAGCAAACGTTGATGGAGAAAATATAGCAAACAGGCAGATAAGGCTAGAAAAACGCTTCATTCTTATATTCCTTCTTGTATTTTATGTGAAGTTGAAAGACGCACACACTTAAAGAAACACATGGAGTTTTTTATCAATCGTTTTGCGGACTTTTCATCTTTCTCATGTCAGGAAATCACTTCAAGAGAGAATTCGATGGTATAATTTTATCATTTTTGAGAATTTAGACTCTTTTGGATGGTTTTGAAATTGTAAAAGAATTTCTGTTGGATAAAGATGAATACGGAAAGTTCTATACTTTTTTCTCGTTTTATAAGTTTTTTACAGGTATTTCTGTTCGCAAAAATGCGAAGAGGGGGGCATATATTTTGATTCTTGATGCACTTTGAAGGAGTTTTAGTGTGTTCTTAAGAAGCATTCTCTGAGGATGTTGCGGGGCTATTTAACAAAGAATCAATATTGTTTTTTTCGTGCATGAATGCTTGGAGGTCTTGATTGGTTAAAGCCTTACTGTCAGGTATACGGATACGCATAGGATCAACTTTTACACCATTGACAATGATTTCAAAATGACAATGCGGACCGGTTGCCATTCCTGTTGTTCCAACATAGCCAATAACTTGTCCTTGACGTACTTTAGCACCTAGTTTGATGTCTGGTGCATAGCGGCTCTGGTGTGAATAACTGCTGATATATCCATTGCTGTGTTGAATTTCTGTATGGTTTCCATAGCCGCCTGTTACGCCAATTCTTGTGACAATACCATCTCCTACAGCAATAATAGGCGAGCCTTTTGGTGCAACCCAATCAACGCCCGTATGCATGCGAACATAGCCTAAAATAGGATGTCTGCGTGGTCCAAAGGGGGAACCAAAAATGCCATTTGGAGTGGGTTTGCGGAGCAAGAAAGGTTTAGAGCTTTTTCCTTCTGAATCATAATAATCGACGCTTCCGTCTTTTGATTGATAACGGTAATATTTATACGTTGTATTACCGAAGGTAGCGCTGATATAACGAATTTCTGGATCTACATTGGTGGGTAGACTTTTTGTTTTCTTGTTCTTTTTGCCGTTTTGGGTTTCTTTATCGTTTTGCTGTGGCACGGCATAAAATATTTCAAGCTGATCTGTTGGTGTTATTCGGCTTTTCATATCAATGTTGGTGGCTAGCAAACGAATGAGACGTTGAGAGAGAGATTGTGACATATTATGGCTGAGCAGAGAATTATAGAGCGCGTCATAAGCTGTGGGTAATTGTGCTGTATTGATATAAGAATGCGGAATACCATTCTGAAAAGCCGTTTTAAGCACATGGGACATTTGAGGTTCTGTACTTTCAACAAATTGGCCTTTGTCATTCAGAGCAATGGTGAGAACATGATACATCCCTTGATAAATGCTTGCCCGCACTAGATGATCTTCTTCTCCAGCTTGTGTAATGATACCAATGCGTAAAAGGCTTCCCTCTTTAAGTGTGTCCGAATGGTTAAACTTCACTAAATTGCTTACAACCTGTTCAATTTGCTCCTTTGTGTAGTTTGTCTCTTTGAAAACGTCGGCTATCTTTTGTTTTTTATGAATGGGAATAATATCTTCAGCATAGTTTTTCGTGAGATCAATGCGATGATTTTGAGGGGAAACGGTTACATTTTCTTGAACGATACGGACTTCAGGGGTATCTGTAAATTGCGAGGATGAGGACAAGTCTTCTAATTTTAAAGGGTCAATAAGAGTGAGGATTGAAAGGAGTTCGTTGGTTTTTTCCAAAGAAAATCCAGCTTTTTTTAATTCTTGTTGCACTTCACCATCTGTTAGGGTATCTGCGCCATCAAAGTCTTCTTGATCAATGATAAAATTACGGTTTCGTAAGATTATTTTTGTTTCTACCTTCGCTCCATAAATATGTCCGGAATCTTGTAGTTTGACAGTTGAAATTTTCGAATCACTGGCAAACATGCTTAAAGAATCAAATTTAGGATAAGTATATCGCTGGGGGCGATCTTCGGCTAAAGCCATGCGAATCCATTCGAAGTGCTGTGTCTGAATGACCTTTTCATCACCCTTTTTTTGTAGAATTGATAATTCAAATTGGCGCTTACTGTCAAAACTTTGCCGTGCATGCGTGGGAGAAATACGGTCACCTTTATATCCATTGGCATCAGGATCTTGTGCTTGTAAGAGGTTTTCTGGTGTAAACCATTGTGGAGGTGTTACCAATCGTTGCTGTTCATCGAGAGCAGCAAAAAGTGCAATGCCCATAAGAATGCAGGAAGTGATTCCCGTGAGAACAGTTCCTGTGAGCCAACGGACAGAAACCTGCCGGCGAGCCGGCAGCAAGCGTTTGACTACAAGAGCAGGGTCTTGCCCAGGATCATTTTTCTGTTGTTCGTTATCCCACATGGATTTTTAGAGTACTTTTTAAAATATTAAATAAGAAAGGCTAGCATAGCTTAGCGTGTTTCGACAAGAATTTGATTCTTTATTACAGACAATTCAAACCCTTTTTATACAGCAATAATTTTTCTTCTTTTCATCATAGTAGCGAAGAATAGGTGAAGAGTCATAACAGCATTGGAAAGGATATCAATACCGCAAAACAAACGCTGATGCGATTGCACAACGCATCACTCTATGTGTTCATGGTTAAACGTAATCTTTTTTATTCGTTGTTTTTAAAGGGGATAAGCCATATTTGTGGTGGATTTTCTAAAAGAACCCATTTTGCTATATTTTTTGTATTTACACGTTATAATAGTAGTATTTATTTTTTAAGAATAGGCAAAAATGATATTGACTCTTTATGGGAAAGGGGTCTATATAGCGGGGAGTAACGAGGGCAGTTTCTGCTTGCGATGGTTGGTTTTGCCCTTGTATTTGATTTTAAGATTTACCATATACGCGGCGATTGTTTTACCTTTTAGGTTTTTAATTTGCGCTTTTTAGTGTATGGTATTTTTGTGGTTTATGAACAGTTTTTTTAAGGACTGTTGGTTCTTTGACAAGAGAAGAAAGAAGAAAGAGAAACGTGGGCGGCATAGTCTGCGGAAGTCTTAAGTGTTTTGCTTTAAGGGCATTTTGCTTTAAGATTTCGGAAAGAATATGGCGGCACGTTTTTCAAGAGAAGATGTTAATACCGGATCTAGTAAATTTTTATTAGATTGGTGTGTAAATATGTTCTCGTCGATTCAAGCGTGACCATTTAATTGGTGCTCTTTAATTTTAAGGAGCAATAAAGACCAAGATAAAAGCCAAATCGAATTTTCAAATATGAGAGTTTGATCCTGGCTCAGAACGAACGCTGGCGGCAGGCTTAACACATGCAAGTCGAGCGCACTCCTTTGGAGTGAGCGGCAAACGGGTGAGTAACGCGTGGGAATCTACCCATCTCTACGGAATAACACAGAGAAATTTGTGCTAATACCGTATACGTCCCCTCGGGGAGAAAGATTTATCGGAGATGGATGAGCCCGCGTTGGATTAGCTAGTTGGTGAGGTAACGGCTCACCAAGGCGACGATCCATAGCTGGTCTGAGAGGATGATCAGCCACACTGGGACTGAGACACGGCCCAGACTCCTACGGGAGGCAGCAGTGGGGAATATTGGACAATGGGGGCAACCCTGATCCAGCCATGCCGCGTGAGTGATGAAGGCCCTAGGGTTGTAAAGCTCTTTCGCCGGTGAAGATAATGACGGTAACCGGAGAAGAAGCCCCGGCTAACTTCGTGCCAGCAGCCGCGGTAATACGAAGGGGGCTAGCGTTGTTCGGATTTACTGGGCGTAAAGCGCACGTAGGCGGATATTTAAGTCAGAGGTGAAATCCCAGGGCTCAACCCTGGAACTGCCTTTGATACTGGATGTCTTGAGTATGGAAGAGGTGAGTGGAATTCCGAGTGTAGAGGTAAAATTCGTAGATATTCGGAGGAACACCAGTGGCGAAGGCGGCTCACTGGTCCATTACTGACGCTGAGGTGCGAAAGCGTGGGGAGCAAACAGGATTAGATACCCTGGTAGTCCACGCCGTAAACGATGAATGTTAGCCGTCGGGCGGTTTACTGCTCGGTGGCGCAGCTAACGCATTAAACATTCCGCCTGGGGAGTACGGTCGCAAGATTAAAACTCAAAGGAATTGACGGGGGCCCGCACAAGCGGTGGAGCATGTGGTTTAATTCGAAGCAACGCGCAGAACCTTACCAGCCCTTGACATCCCGATCGCGGAAGGTGGAGACACCCTCCTTCAGTTAGGCTGGATCGGAGACAGGTGCTGCATGGCTGTCGTCAGCTCGTGTCGTGAGATGTTGGGTTAAGTCCCGCAACGAGCGCAACCCTCGCCCTTAGTTGCCAGCATTCAGTTGGGCACTCTAGGGGGACTGCCGGTGATAAGCCGAGAGGAAGGTGGGGATGACGTCAAGTCCTCATGGCCCTTACGGGCTGGGCTACACACGTGCTACAATGGTGGTGACAGTGGGCAGCGAGACCGCGAGGTCGAGCTAATCTCCAAAAGCCATCTCAGTTCGGATTGCACTCTGCAACTCGAGTGCATGAAGTTGGAATCGCTAGTAATCGTGGATCAGCATGCCACGGTGAATACGTTCCCGGGCCTTGTACACACCGCCCGTCACACCATGGGAGTTGGTTTTACCCGAAGGTGCTGTGCTAACCGCAAGGAGGCAGGCAACCACGGTAGGGTCAGCGACTGGGGTGAAGTCGTAACAAGGTAGCCGTAGGGGAACCTGTGGCTGGATCACCTCCTTTCTAAGGATGATCAAGAATTGGGAGAATTCCCTTTTTGATCTCATTAGACATAAAGGTTTAAATAGGTCAGTTTAAATAACCAGACAATTTAAACCTTGTGCATATGACACTCACTTTAAAAGAGACTCTCTCTTTATAAGAGGCCCCTACCTCTTGTTTAAAGAATGTTCCCTTTCAAGGTGCAGTGCTCATGTGTTAACTTATATAGGCAGACTAGCCGTCTTCGTTTCTCTTTCTTCAGATGATGATCCCAAGCCTTCTGGCGGTCTACGCAAGTAAGCTCTCATCAAAAGCTTTAAGGAAAGCTCTTTGTTTTTTGAAATGATGCTTTTATGAGATAGAGCTTTTTTAGATAATGCTTTTTTAGATAATGCTGGGGAAGGTTTTCCGGTTTATCTCGGAGGGCTTGTAGCTCAGTTGGTTAGAGCGCGCGCTTGATAAGCGTGAGGTCGGAGGTTCAAGTCCTCCCAGGCCCACCAATTTACCTATCCATTTGCCTTTATCCGTTTATTTGCCGATTTATCGGTCCATTGAATTTAAGTGTTGGTAGCAGTTTTTATAATGATGAGAAATCATGCTTATAAAAGAACTCCTTATAAAAGGCTTGTTTTTAAAATGTGACGCTTATCCATTTCGCTTAGGCAAGAGAAACTTCAAGCGGTTCAAATGCAAAAGGTTTTAAATTTTGCAAAACAATTTGAATTTTAAAGTGATCCAAGTTCGTGATCTCGAATTTAAAAGTTTCGAATGCTTTATCCTTTTTTGGGGGCCGTAGCTCAGCTGGGAGAGCACCTGCTTTGCAAGCAGGGGGTCGTCGGTTCGATCCCGTCCGGCTCCACCATTTAGATCATCATCATTGTTGTGAGAACACTCTTTAGTGAGAGGTTAAGTAGCCTTTCGCTTGTTCTATTGAAATTGTGAAGAGAAGGTATATTCAGACATGTTTCTTTTGAAATGTTTGTTTTGAAGAATGAAATTCGTTTTTCGAAAAGCAGGTATTCAAAAATCTGATTAATGGAAAAATTGATCAGTGGATTAAAATCTGTAGACAGATGTTGGAAAAGGAAACTTGTGTCGCAAGGGAATGCTCAAAGCCCTTGCATATGATTGGAAGCTTAACCGCACCATTGAATATATCTCGAGAAGCTGGTCTTTTCTGCTGATATTTTTGTTTATTTTGCACAAGATAAACAGTGAATGAATATTGGCAATGAGAACGATCAAGTGTCTTAAGGGCATTTGGTGGATGCCTTGGCATGCACAGGCGATGAAGGACGTGATACGCTGCGATAAGCTACGGGGAGGTGCGAATACCCTTTGATCCGTAGATTTCCGAATGGGGCAACCCACCTTTGATGGCTGGAAAGATTAAGCTGTTTTGTAAAGAAACAGTTTAAGTTTCTAGTCATCTGATAAAGGTATCTACACCTGAATAAAATAGGGTGTAAGAAGCAAACGCAGGGAACTGAAACATCTAAGTACCTGTAGGAAAGGACATCAAACGAGACTCCGTTAGTAGTGGCGAGCGAACGCGGACCAGGCCAGTGGCTTAAGTTAAGAAAAGTAGAATCGACTGGAAAGTCGAACCAAAGTGGGTGATAGTCCCGTATACGTAAATCTGATTTAAGTCCTAGAGTAGGGCGGGACACGTGAAATCCTGTCTGAACATGGGTCGACCACGATCCAAGCCTAAGTACTCGTGCATGACCGATAGCGCACCAGTACCGTGAGGGAAAGGTGAAAAGTACCCCGACAAGGGGAGTGAAATAGTACCTGAAACCGAATGCCTACAAACAGTCGGAGCCCAAGATATGTTCTGGGTGACGGCGTACCTTTTGTATAATGGGTCAGCGACTTAGTCTAACGAGCAAGCTTAAGCCGGTAGGTGTAGGCGTAGCGAAAGCGAGTCTTAATAGGGCGTTTAGTTCGTTGGATTAGACCCGAAACCGAGTGATCTAGCCATGAGCAGGCTGAAGGTAAGGTAACACTTACTGAAGGGCCGAACCCGTATCTGTTGCAATAGATTGGGATGACTTGTGGCTAGGGGTGAAAGGCCAATCAAACTCGGAAATAGCTGGTTCTCCGCGAAATCTATTTAGGTAGAGCGTTAGTCGAATTCTCCAGGGGGTAGAGCACTGGATGGGCTAGGGGTCCTCACCGGATTACCAAACCTAACCAAACTCCGAATACCTGGAAGAACTAACTAGCAGACACACGGCGGGTGCTAACGTCCGTCGTGGAGAGGGAAACAACCCTGACCACCATCTAAGGTCCCCAAGTTATGGCTAAGTGGGAAAGGATGTGAGGATCCCAAAACAACCAGGATGTTGGCTTAGAAGCAGCCACCATTTAAAGAAAGCGTAACAGCTCACTGGTCTAAATAAGGGTCCCTGCGCCGAAAATGTAACGGGGCTAAAGCCATACACCGAAGCTGTGGATTTACTCCTTATGGAGTAAGTGGTAGCGGAGCGTTCCGTAAGCCTGTGAAGGGAGACTCGTGAGAGCTCCTGGAGGTATCGGAAGTGAGAATGCTGACATGAGTAACGATAAAGGGAGTGAGAGACTCCCTCGCCGAAAGTCCAAGGGTTCCTGCTTAAAGTTAATCTGAGCAGGGTGAGTCGGCCCCTAAGGCGAGGCCGAAAGGCGTAGTCGATGGGAACCACGTTAATATTCGTGGACCTGTGGGTAGTGACGGATTGCGTGTATTGTAAGGTCTTATTGGATTGATCTTGCAGTGAAGCAGTTCCAGGAAATAGCTCCCACATATAGACCGTACCCGAAACCGACACAGGTGGACTGGTAGAGAATACTAAGGCGCTTGAGAGAACTACGTTGAAGGAACTCGGCAAATTGCACGCGTAACTTCGGAAGAAGCGTGACCCTTTAGCGGGCAACCGTTAGAGGGTGGCACAGACCAGGGGGTAGCGACTGTTTACCAAAAACACAGGGCTCTGCGAAGTCGCAAGACGACGTATAGGGTCTGACGCCTGCCCGGTGCTGGAAGGTTAAGAGGAGATGTGCAAGCATTGAATTGAAGCCCCAGTAAACGGCGGCCGTAACTATAACGGTCCTAAGGTAGCGAAATTCCTTGTCGGGTAAGTTCCGACCTGCACGAATGGCGTAACGACTTCCCCGCTGTCTCCAACGTAGACTCAGTGAAATTGAATTCCCCGTGAAGATGCGGGGTTCCTGCGGTTAGACGGAAAGACCCCGTGCACCTTTACTATAGCTTTACACTGGCATTTGTGTCTGTATGTGTAGGATAGGTGGTAGACTTTGAAGCAGGGGCGCTAGCTCTTGTGGAGTCATCCTTGAAATACCACCCTTACCGATATGGATGTCTAACCGCAGTCCGTTATCCGGATTCGGGACAGTGTATGGTGGGTAGTTTGACTGGGGCGGTCGCCTCCTAAAGAGTAACGGAGGCGCGCGATGGTAGGCTCAGAACGGTCGGAAATCGTTTGTTGAGTGCAATGGCATAAGCCTGCCTGACTGTGAGACTGACAAGTCGAGCAGAGTCGAAAGACGGTCATAGTGATCCGGTGGTCCCGTGTGGAAGGGCCATCGCTCAACGGATAAAAGGTACGCCGGGGATAACAGGCTGATGACCCCCAAGAGTCCATATCGACGGGGTTGTTTGGCACCTCGATGTCGACTCATCGCATCCTGGGGCTGGAGCAGGTCCCAAGGGTATGGCTGTTCGCCATTTAAAGCGGTACGTGAGTTGGGTTCAGAACGTCGTGAGACAGTTCGGTCCCTATCTGCCGTGGGTGTTGGAATATTGACAGGATCTGTCCCTAGTACGAGAGGACCGGGATGGACGTATCTCTGGTGGACCTG from Bartonella taylorii encodes:
- a CDS encoding M23 family metallopeptidase — protein: MWDNEQQKNDPGQDPALVVKRLLPARRQVSVRWLTGTVLTGITSCILMGIALFAALDEQQRLVTPPQWFTPENLLQAQDPDANGYKGDRISPTHARQSFDSKRQFELSILQKKGDEKVIQTQHFEWIRMALAEDRPQRYTYPKFDSLSMFASDSKISTVKLQDSGHIYGAKVETKIILRNRNFIIDQEDFDGADTLTDGEVQQELKKAGFSLEKTNELLSILTLIDPLKLEDLSSSSQFTDTPEVRIVQENVTVSPQNHRIDLTKNYAEDIIPIHKKQKIADVFKETNYTKEQIEQVVSNLVKFNHSDTLKEGSLLRIGIITQAGEEDHLVRASIYQGMYHVLTIALNDKGQFVESTEPQMSHVLKTAFQNGIPHSYINTAQLPTAYDALYNSLLSHNMSQSLSQRLIRLLATNIDMKSRITPTDQLEIFYAVPQQNDKETQNGKKNKKTKSLPTNVDPEIRYISATFGNTTYKYYRYQSKDGSVDYYDSEGKSSKPFLLRKPTPNGIFGSPFGPRRHPILGYVRMHTGVDWVAPKGSPIIAVGDGIVTRIGVTGGYGNHTEIQHSNGYISSYSHQSRYAPDIKLGAKVRQGQVIGYVGTTGMATGPHCHFEIIVNGVKVDPMRIRIPDSKALTNQDLQAFMHEKNNIDSLLNSPATSSENAS
- a CDS encoding sensor histidine kinase; the protein is MTTKTNLLPQIPSSDSAISSWRWVAIVVSLVMALLASAFIILLSNAVDREVAQLNTSSELREQADLVLISLIDMAVADRSYAKTRKAEDKARFEHAARELDDILDYTELIIYAHPQWYGWFTAFKKEVEARKVFMTAHMHTLDTLPDQFSQPSDSAEVQKIQVARLAQLMTSFINGDDVVRQKQREDIALMRAALTLAAIVSVVSTFISAYFVINRFHRDIRSLKMYQLLLHSENAALEARVKERTQELERARNHAEKERQRVEMLLQDASHRIGNSLGTVSSLLGLQLNRSKNDEVRSVLGAARDRIQTISTAHRRLRLCDDMETTLLAEFLSSVVHDVELAVPFELRENITIHTNFKDCRLSSRDATTLGIILGELLTNSLKHAFPDQRTGHIYISFGPQQDGQLMLIVEDDGVGMKSQTPEQKAGLGRLVVEQLCMQFGEKPLFETSALGGTKVTIPLPKLQTNSSKEVSFTS